In one window of Photorhabdus laumondii subsp. laumondii DNA:
- a CDS encoding OsmC family protein has protein sequence MQARVKWVEGLSLLGESSSGHQIMMDGNAGDKAPSPMEMVLMAAGGCSTIDVVSILHKGRYDIRDCEVKLTSRRREEPPRLFTHINLHFIVTGKDLIDKAVERAVMLSAEKYCSVALMLGKSVEITHSFEVKDID, from the coding sequence ATGCAAGCACGGGTAAAATGGGTTGAAGGATTATCTCTTTTGGGGGAGTCATCTTCCGGTCATCAGATCATGATGGATGGTAATGCCGGTGATAAGGCACCGAGCCCAATGGAAATGGTATTAATGGCAGCCGGTGGTTGCAGTACGATTGATGTAGTTTCTATTTTGCATAAAGGCAGGTATGACATCAGAGATTGTGAAGTAAAATTAACTTCCCGCCGTCGTGAAGAGCCGCCACGCTTGTTTACTCATATTAATCTGCATTTTATTGTTACGGGTAAAGATTTAATAGATAAAGCGGTTGAACGTGCCGTCATGCTTTCAGCAGAAAAATATTGCTCTGTTGCATTGATGTTGGGGAAATCAGTTGAAATTACCCACAGTTTTGAAGTTAAAGATATAGATTAA
- a CDS encoding phosphoribulokinase, with amino-acid sequence MSVKHPIIAITGSSGAGTTTTSLAFRKIFQQLNISAAQIEGDSFHRYTRPEMDAAIRKAKEQGRHISYFGPEANDFGMLEKTMIDYGETGEGRRRKYLHTYDDAVPYNQLPGTFTPWESLPKQTDVLFYEGLHGGVVTPQHNVASHVDLLVGVVPIVNLEWIQKLVRDTGERGHSQEAVMDSVVRSMDDYINYITPQFSRTHINFQRVPTVDTSNPFSAKTIPSLDESFIVIRFRDLTQIDFPYLLAMLQGSFVSSINTIVVPGGKMGLAMELIMTPLVQRLLEGEKIC; translated from the coding sequence ATGTCTGTCAAACATCCGATTATTGCAATTACCGGCTCCAGCGGTGCCGGAACCACCACCACCAGTTTAGCTTTCCGTAAGATTTTCCAGCAACTTAACATCAGTGCAGCGCAGATAGAAGGAGATAGTTTCCACCGCTACACCCGCCCTGAAATGGATGCCGCAATCCGTAAAGCCAAAGAACAAGGCAGGCATATCAGTTATTTTGGGCCAGAAGCCAATGATTTTGGCATGCTGGAAAAAACCATGATTGATTATGGTGAAACCGGTGAAGGCCGCCGTCGGAAATATCTTCATACCTATGACGATGCCGTCCCTTACAACCAGCTTCCCGGTACATTTACGCCGTGGGAATCTTTACCCAAGCAGACCGATGTACTGTTTTATGAAGGTCTACACGGTGGTGTTGTCACACCACAACATAATGTTGCCAGTCATGTTGATCTGCTCGTGGGCGTCGTGCCGATTGTCAACCTTGAATGGATACAGAAACTTGTCCGCGATACCGGAGAACGAGGACACTCGCAGGAAGCTGTGATGGATTCCGTCGTGCGTTCTATGGATGATTATATTAACTACATTACGCCACAATTCTCGCGAACACATATCAACTTCCAACGTGTCCCTACCGTTGATACATCCAATCCATTCTCAGCCAAAACCATTCCATCACTGGATGAAAGTTTTATTGTCATCCGCTTCCGTGATCTGACTCAAATTGATTTCCCATACTTGTTAGCAATGTTACAAGGCTCATTCGTTTCAAGCATTAATACCATCGTGGTCCCCGGTGGAAAAATGGGGCTAGCAATGGAATTAATTATGACACCCTTGGTGCAGCGATTACTGGAAGGGGAAAAGATTTGTTAA
- a CDS encoding YheU family protein yields the protein MIIPWQQLEPETLLNLIESFVLREGTDYGEDEKSLEQKVANIRHQLERGDVMLVWSELHESVNIVPKEMFHS from the coding sequence ATGATTATCCCGTGGCAACAACTGGAACCCGAAACTCTGCTAAATTTGATAGAGAGCTTTGTCTTGCGGGAAGGCACTGACTATGGCGAAGATGAAAAATCGCTGGAGCAGAAAGTCGCTAATATACGCCATCAGTTGGAACGGGGGGATGTTATGCTGGTGTGGTCTGAACTGCATGAGAGCGTCAATATTGTGCCAAAAGAAATGTTCCATTCTTAA
- a CDS encoding hydrolase — translation MTDIFRPLTGASNPHLQTLLPRLVRRYPELQPYWQRLDLPDNDFVDLAWSEDPATAAHKPRLILFHGLEGSFHSPYAHGLLHICQKKGWLGVVMHFRGCSGEPNRQKRLYHSGETSDARYFLSWLKQTYGDVPTSAVGYSVGGNMLACYLAEEKIDAQINAAVIVSAPLMLAACSLRIEKGFSHVYERYLLNSLKRNATRKLLRYPGSLPINLSQVKGLKHIREFDEIVTAKIHGFKNAADYYHQCSALPRLPDITVPLLIIHAKDDPFMAPEVIPDLKMLPKNIEYQMTEYGGHVGFVSGSLKKPQMWLEQRIPNWLSSYLEQP, via the coding sequence ATGACCGATATCTTTCGTCCTCTAACCGGAGCCAGTAATCCGCATTTGCAGACACTCCTCCCGCGTCTGGTGCGGCGGTATCCTGAACTGCAACCCTATTGGCAACGACTTGATTTACCAGATAACGATTTTGTTGATCTGGCGTGGAGTGAAGATCCCGCCACCGCAGCACACAAGCCACGATTAATCCTATTTCATGGTCTGGAAGGCAGTTTTCACAGCCCTTATGCCCACGGTTTGCTTCATATCTGTCAGAAGAAAGGTTGGCTTGGTGTTGTCATGCATTTCCGCGGATGCAGTGGTGAACCAAACCGCCAAAAACGTCTCTATCATTCTGGCGAAACAAGCGATGCCCGTTATTTTCTAAGCTGGTTAAAACAGACTTACGGTGATGTCCCCACCTCAGCCGTAGGTTATTCAGTCGGCGGTAATATGCTGGCCTGCTATCTAGCAGAAGAAAAAATAGATGCTCAGATCAATGCTGCCGTTATTGTTTCCGCGCCTCTGATGCTGGCAGCCTGCTCCCTGCGGATAGAGAAAGGATTTTCTCATGTCTATGAACGCTATTTACTCAATAGCCTGAAACGTAATGCCACCCGCAAATTGTTACGCTACCCCGGTTCACTCCCCATCAATCTGTCTCAAGTAAAAGGATTGAAACATATTCGGGAATTTGATGAAATTGTGACCGCGAAAATCCACGGCTTTAAAAATGCAGCGGACTATTACCACCAGTGCAGTGCTCTGCCGCGTCTGCCTGATATTACTGTGCCACTGCTGATTATTCATGCTAAAGACGATCCTTTTATGGCACCGGAAGTCATCCCTGATCTCAAAATGTTACCCAAAAATATTGAATATCAAATGACAGAATATGGTGGACATGTCGGCTTTGTCAGTGGCTCATTGAAGAAGCCACAAATGTGGCTGGAACAACGCATCCCAAATTGGCTGTCATCTTATCTGGAGCAACCATAA
- a CDS encoding IS982-like element ISPlu6 family transposase yields MDNLVEIFCDVDDFCRFFIPQWEQFCLDSGHRLRRRQGHMYPSEIMTILILFHMSHYRDFKHFYLEHIWKYHHKDFPTLLSYPRFVSVAPSVLVPLCSYLTQLKGKPTGIAFIDSTRLSVCHNIRIPRHKVFAGIAKRGKNSMGWFYGFKLHLVVNHQGEILALKVTPGNVDDREPVRELSKELTGSLYGDKGYLSQELADDLAKTDVTFITKKRRNMKASMQAEWDKIMLKKRFIIETINGQLKTLSQIEHSRHRSIKGFLLCVLGGLIAYCLKLKKPSLKVFYSEDDFSMTD; encoded by the coding sequence ATGGACAACTTAGTTGAAATTTTCTGTGATGTCGATGATTTTTGCCGTTTTTTCATCCCTCAATGGGAACAATTTTGTCTCGATAGCGGGCATCGTTTACGCCGCCGACAAGGTCATATGTATCCCAGTGAAATCATGACCATTTTGATCCTTTTTCATATGTCGCATTACCGTGATTTTAAACATTTTTATCTAGAACATATTTGGAAATATCACCATAAGGATTTTCCAACCTTGCTTAGCTATCCTCGTTTTGTCAGTGTGGCTCCTTCCGTTTTGGTGCCATTATGCAGCTATCTGACTCAATTAAAAGGGAAACCCACAGGCATTGCTTTTATTGATTCCACCCGTTTGAGTGTCTGCCATAACATTCGCATCCCTCGACATAAGGTCTTTGCGGGGATAGCAAAGCGCGGAAAAAATTCAATGGGCTGGTTTTACGGTTTCAAATTACACCTGGTTGTCAATCATCAGGGTGAAATTCTCGCGCTTAAAGTGACTCCGGGTAATGTGGATGATCGGGAACCTGTTCGTGAATTATCAAAAGAATTAACGGGTTCTCTTTACGGTGACAAAGGTTACCTCAGCCAGGAATTGGCGGACGATTTAGCTAAAACCGATGTCACTTTCATCACGAAAAAACGGCGTAACATGAAAGCGAGTATGCAAGCTGAGTGGGATAAGATAATGTTAAAAAAGCGTTTTATCATTGAAACGATTAATGGGCAATTAAAAACTCTTTCTCAAATAGAGCATTCCCGCCACCGAAGTATAAAAGGCTTTCTGTTGTGCGTTTTAGGTGGATTGATTGCTTACTGCCTTAAATTGAAGAAGCCATCACTGAAAGTTTTCTACTCAGAAGACGATTTTTCAATGACGGATTAA
- a CDS encoding LysE family translocator, with product MTASLIFSLTTFLFISSITPGPNNMLLTSSGANFGFIRSLGLLFGVVLGMQTILYLAAFGIAALLLVYPAIHTVMKIAGSLYLLWLAWKTATASYRRLDTKDSAVIKPVRWYQGWLLQFLNPKAWLMGLGAVGSYSIAGDHYLYSIIVISIVVMFINFLCGMVWAGFGSLIGTLLRSRNAWFLFNITMGILTATCVPLIWLG from the coding sequence ATGACAGCAAGCCTAATTTTTTCATTAACAACTTTTTTATTTATTTCTTCCATTACGCCGGGTCCAAACAACATGTTGTTGACTTCATCAGGCGCTAACTTCGGCTTTATCCGCTCTTTGGGGTTACTCTTTGGCGTTGTTCTGGGCATGCAGACGATTTTATATCTGGCGGCTTTCGGAATAGCCGCATTGTTGTTGGTCTATCCTGCTATTCACACGGTGATGAAAATTGCAGGTAGCCTCTATTTGCTGTGGCTGGCATGGAAAACAGCAACAGCCAGTTACCGACGTCTGGATACCAAAGATAGCGCTGTTATCAAGCCGGTGCGGTGGTATCAAGGTTGGTTATTGCAGTTTTTGAATCCGAAAGCCTGGCTGATGGGGTTGGGGGCGGTTGGCAGCTATAGTATTGCCGGTGATCATTACCTCTATTCCATCATCGTGATCAGCATCGTGGTGATGTTTATTAATTTCTTGTGCGGCATGGTGTGGGCGGGTTTTGGTTCATTGATAGGGACGTTACTCCGTAGTCGCAATGCTTGGTTTCTGTTCAATATTACGATGGGTATATTGACGGCAACCTGCGTGCCATTAATCTGGCTTGGGTAA
- the murP gene encoding PTS N-acetylmuramic acid transporter subunit IIBC gives MAKINQSVIAQILKAIGNANNVAQCGNCMTRLRLTLRDSTQVDKVALKQIPNVLGIIESDDQFQIVLGPGKAQAAAEIMNELLNSSTPTAQSKPSDTHLANIASANKKQLKEKQVSAVHKFLTKFATIFTPLIPGFIAVGLLLGFATLLEQITIQGVEHPNTILVEIIGYMKVFSKGMFSFLSILIGYNAQKAFGGSGINGAIIASLFVLSYNPDATSGFYSGISTFFGYSIDPRGNIIGVLIAAILGAWVERQVRKIIPDNLDMILTSAITLLIMGAIAFIFIMPLGSYLFSGMSWLFLHLNGNPFGTAILAGLFLLAVMFGVHQGFVPVYFALMEAQGFNSLFPILAMAGGGQVGAALALYVKAKKDSLLRTQIKGAIIPGLLGIGEPLIYGVTLPRIKPFITACLGGAAGGFFIGLIAYLGLPVGLNTVFGPSGLVALPLMTSNNGIFVGMAVYAAGLVVAYISGFVLTLIFGSKKIEVLKADVQSQKE, from the coding sequence ATGGCGAAAATTAACCAGTCAGTCATTGCCCAGATCCTTAAAGCTATCGGCAATGCAAATAATGTGGCGCAATGTGGCAACTGTATGACCCGTCTGCGACTAACACTGCGTGACAGTACTCAGGTGGATAAAGTGGCGTTAAAACAGATCCCCAATGTGTTAGGTATTATTGAGAGCGACGATCAGTTTCAAATTGTGCTTGGGCCAGGAAAAGCCCAAGCGGCGGCTGAGATAATGAATGAATTGCTAAATTCTTCTACTCCTACAGCACAATCGAAACCAAGCGACACTCATTTAGCCAATATTGCTTCTGCTAATAAAAAGCAACTTAAAGAGAAACAAGTCAGTGCGGTACACAAATTCCTGACCAAATTCGCTACCATTTTTACCCCACTGATCCCCGGTTTTATTGCCGTTGGTCTGCTTCTCGGCTTTGCTACTTTACTTGAACAGATAACTATTCAGGGCGTTGAACACCCTAATACCATTTTGGTTGAAATCATCGGCTATATGAAAGTTTTCAGTAAAGGTATGTTCAGTTTTCTGAGTATTCTGATCGGTTATAACGCGCAAAAAGCATTTGGTGGTTCGGGAATAAACGGTGCCATTATTGCTTCTCTGTTTGTACTCAGTTATAACCCGGATGCCACCAGCGGTTTTTATTCCGGTATTTCTACTTTCTTTGGTTATAGCATCGATCCACGCGGCAATATTATCGGCGTTCTTATTGCCGCTATTCTGGGAGCATGGGTAGAACGACAAGTTCGTAAGATCATTCCAGACAATCTGGATATGATCCTCACTTCGGCTATTACTCTGCTAATCATGGGAGCCATTGCCTTTATCTTTATCATGCCGCTGGGGAGTTATCTATTTAGCGGCATGTCATGGTTATTCCTTCACCTTAACGGCAATCCTTTTGGCACGGCGATATTGGCTGGGCTATTTTTACTCGCTGTTATGTTTGGTGTTCATCAAGGGTTTGTTCCCGTCTATTTCGCACTCATGGAGGCTCAAGGCTTTAATTCTCTGTTCCCAATTCTTGCAATGGCAGGCGGCGGGCAGGTTGGTGCAGCGCTGGCACTGTATGTCAAAGCGAAAAAAGACTCGCTGCTGCGCACGCAGATAAAAGGCGCGATTATTCCAGGCTTGCTCGGCATCGGTGAGCCGTTGATTTACGGAGTCACACTTCCACGGATTAAACCCTTTATCACCGCCTGTTTAGGCGGTGCCGCCGGTGGTTTCTTTATCGGTTTAATAGCTTATTTAGGATTACCTGTTGGGTTGAATACGGTTTTTGGTCCATCTGGATTAGTAGCACTGCCACTGATGACCTCAAACAATGGCATTTTTGTCGGAATGGCAGTGTATGCTGCCGGGCTAGTGGTGGCTTATATCAGCGGTTTTGTACTGACTCTGATCTTCGGGAGTAAAAAAATAGAGGTGCTTAAAGCCGATGTCCAAAGCCAAAAAGAATGA
- the murQ gene encoding N-acetylmuramic acid 6-phosphate etherase, with product MKINLNNMVTESRNPASANIDTLPTLEMLKLINDEDKKVALAVEQTLPKIAETVDKIAEAFRQGGRLIYIGAGTSGRLGILDASECPPTYGTKPEQVVGLIAGGHQAILHAVENAEDNQQLGANDLQALHFNSKDVLVGIAASGRTPYVLGAMTYAKSVGATVACISCNPESPMTQAADIAIAPIVGPEIVTGSSRMKAGTAQKLILNMLTTGAMIRTGKVYSNLMVDVEATNAKLVERQKNIVIAATECNREQAEQALAECDGHCKTAIVMILAGINAQQAKTLLKKHHGFIRPTISAVR from the coding sequence ATGAAAATCAATCTCAACAATATGGTTACCGAAAGTCGTAATCCAGCCAGTGCCAACATTGATACTTTGCCAACCCTTGAAATGTTAAAACTAATTAATGACGAAGATAAAAAAGTCGCATTGGCTGTAGAACAAACTTTGCCAAAAATCGCTGAAACAGTAGACAAAATTGCCGAAGCATTTCGTCAAGGAGGTCGTTTAATTTATATCGGTGCCGGTACATCGGGCCGATTAGGGATTTTGGATGCCAGTGAGTGTCCTCCCACTTATGGTACCAAACCGGAACAAGTGGTTGGATTAATTGCCGGCGGGCATCAAGCCATTCTACATGCGGTTGAGAATGCAGAAGATAACCAACAACTAGGCGCAAATGATCTTCAAGCGCTACACTTTAACTCAAAAGATGTATTGGTTGGCATTGCCGCCAGTGGTCGTACACCTTATGTCTTGGGTGCCATGACGTATGCGAAATCCGTTGGTGCGACCGTTGCCTGTATTAGCTGCAACCCGGAAAGCCCGATGACACAAGCCGCCGATATTGCTATTGCACCGATAGTTGGGCCAGAAATTGTCACAGGTTCATCACGTATGAAAGCCGGTACAGCACAAAAGCTCATTCTGAATATGCTGACCACCGGTGCCATGATCCGTACAGGTAAAGTTTATAGCAACCTGATGGTGGACGTAGAAGCGACCAATGCCAAGCTGGTTGAAAGGCAGAAAAATATCGTTATCGCCGCCACCGAATGTAATCGTGAACAAGCTGAGCAGGCACTGGCTGAATGTGATGGACATTGTAAAACCGCCATTGTGATGATTCTGGCTGGCATCAATGCTCAACAAGCAAAGACTTTACTGAAAAAGCATCACGGTTTTATTCGACCGACGATCTCAGCCGTTCGGTAA
- a CDS encoding Hcp family type VI secretion system effector produces the protein MSHIIYLSLNGKKQGLISAGCSTLDSIGNRYQQGHEDQIQVLHLNHTITRQKNVDHHPVQFIKPIDKSSPLLASAISSNELVNAIFFFYRTNFAGQLELFYEVKLTEASVVDISCVYPHSINDNEMMPYEKVFLKYRSISWNHITAGTSAYSIWDDRIY, from the coding sequence ATGTCACATATAATTTATTTATCTTTAAATGGTAAGAAACAAGGTTTAATTTCTGCCGGTTGTTCAACGCTAGACTCAATAGGAAACCGATACCAACAGGGGCACGAAGATCAAATACAGGTATTGCATTTGAATCACACGATAACTCGCCAAAAGAATGTCGATCATCACCCGGTACAATTTATCAAGCCAATCGATAAATCATCGCCGCTGTTAGCATCCGCAATATCTTCAAATGAACTAGTGAATGCGATTTTCTTCTTTTACAGAACAAATTTCGCTGGGCAGTTAGAACTTTTCTATGAGGTCAAATTAACAGAAGCGAGTGTTGTTGACATTTCTTGCGTCTACCCGCATTCAATAAATGATAATGAAATGATGCCGTACGAAAAAGTCTTTCTCAAATATAGATCCATATCCTGGAATCACATAACCGCCGGCACATCTGCCTATAGTATATGGGATGATAGAATTTATTAA
- a CDS encoding DUF1240 domain-containing protein, whose translation MLNNKIIRIICAILILALMSFSMFIVSEYLISLVLMEDKITFSSSVFMTFFSFPLVLYYIVFIVFVNVVGRYPKHHDSFNKYLCLIALVSIVLSFPISFYVHYKLKSDGYLVCPRISWSSPNTYVKDMKLCD comes from the coding sequence ATGTTAAATAATAAAATAATACGTATTATTTGCGCAATTTTAATATTAGCTTTAATGTCGTTTTCTATGTTTATAGTAAGTGAATATTTGATTTCGTTGGTTTTAATGGAGGATAAAATAACATTTTCAAGCAGTGTTTTTATGACATTTTTTTCTTTTCCTTTGGTTTTATATTATATAGTTTTTATTGTTTTTGTTAATGTGGTTGGTCGTTATCCAAAACATCATGATAGCTTTAACAAATATCTTTGTTTGATAGCTCTTGTTTCAATTGTTTTAAGTTTCCCCATATCTTTCTATGTGCATTATAAGTTAAAAAGTGATGGCTATTTAGTATGTCCAAGAATATCCTGGTCGTCGCCGAATACTTATGTGAAAGATATGAAGCTATGTGATTGA
- a CDS encoding DUF1240 domain-containing protein, with product MRKKTIHIIVAIAIFLLALSTFFLTGENIISLIEMDEQITFSGGVVIIFFSAPLILYYMVAVIFVSITGRPPKHHDGFVNCFGTIAIISFFLGFPTSLYVHYKLKSDDYLVCPRISWSSPNTYVKDIKLCD from the coding sequence ATGAGAAAAAAAACTATACATATCATCGTTGCCATTGCTATTTTTCTTTTAGCTTTATCTACTTTCTTCTTGACAGGGGAAAATATAATTTCTTTAATTGAAATGGATGAACAAATAACATTCTCAGGTGGTGTTGTTATAATATTTTTTTCTGCTCCTTTGATTTTATATTATATGGTTGCAGTTATTTTTGTCAGTATAACTGGTCGTCCTCCAAAACATCATGATGGTTTTGTTAACTGTTTTGGGACGATAGCTATTATTTCATTTTTTTTAGGCTTCCCTACATCTTTGTATGTGCATTATAAGTTAAAAAGTGATGACTATTTGGTATGTCCAAGAATATCCTGGTCGTCGCCGAATACTTATGTGAAAGATATTAAACTATGTGATTGA
- a CDS encoding DUF1240 domain-containing protein: MLFFSPLIWYCMVSIILSNITNRCPKYHDSFIKYFGSIAIISLFLSFPTSLYVNYKLRSENYLICQKISLTSPNTYVKDMKLCD, from the coding sequence ATGTTATTTTTTTCTCCTTTGATTTGGTATTGTATGGTTTCTATTATTCTTTCTAATATAACAAACCGTTGCCCAAAGTACCATGATAGTTTCATAAAATACTTTGGTTCGATAGCCATTATTTCACTTTTTTTAAGTTTTCCTACATCTTTGTATGTGAATTATAAACTGAGAAGTGAGAATTATTTAATATGCCAAAAGATATCTTTGACGTCGCCGAATACCTATGTAAAAGATATGAAGCTATGTGATTGA
- a CDS encoding LysR family transcriptional regulator has protein sequence MDIRNLKAFIVLAETLNYHKASQILHISQPALTKKVNALEAEFGALLFSRGPGGTRLTDFGQKTFENAQKLLGHFEQFQIQVNHDLQDDAPHYLYVSSCFPIYDSGKMEERIFLGRKEKAVLVLITGLTFEQQMNLLNSGLLHIAIVPLPLTSSLMPRKIFTEKLVYLFKKGSDWFRHFTELSAEMASLYQLIDMDENDIPIDFIDGINAFSIYDNSMNLMLKTNDIMVMIELIIKRNGFSLIPEKVIRSIPSQYLDLLEVLKTDMEIDFGILWSPIINYELINETELFSSLIDNV, from the coding sequence ATGGATATACGCAATCTCAAAGCTTTTATCGTGTTAGCTGAAACACTTAATTATCATAAGGCTTCTCAAATACTACATATTTCTCAACCTGCACTGACTAAGAAAGTTAATGCACTGGAAGCGGAATTTGGGGCTCTTTTGTTTTCCAGAGGACCAGGTGGTACCAGATTGACTGATTTTGGACAAAAAACCTTTGAGAATGCTCAGAAATTACTGGGTCATTTTGAGCAATTTCAGATTCAGGTTAATCATGATTTGCAAGATGATGCGCCACATTACCTTTATGTTAGCTCTTGTTTTCCTATTTATGATTCTGGAAAAATGGAAGAGCGGATTTTTCTAGGTAGGAAGGAAAAAGCTGTGCTGGTGCTAATTACTGGTCTGACATTTGAGCAGCAAATGAATCTATTAAACTCTGGTTTATTACATATCGCCATTGTTCCTCTACCATTGACTTCATCACTTATGCCTAGAAAGATTTTTACTGAAAAACTCGTTTACCTTTTTAAAAAAGGGAGTGATTGGTTTCGGCATTTTACAGAATTAAGTGCTGAAATGGCATCGTTGTATCAGCTTATTGACATGGATGAGAATGATATCCCAATTGATTTTATTGATGGTATTAACGCATTTTCTATTTATGATAATAGTATGAATTTAATGTTAAAAACGAATGATATTATGGTAATGATTGAACTAATAATTAAACGTAATGGTTTTTCATTAATTCCGGAAAAAGTTATTCGCTCAATTCCATCACAATATTTGGATTTATTAGAAGTGTTAAAAACCGATATGGAGATTGATTTTGGTATCTTATGGAGTCCAATTATCAATTATGAATTGATAAATGAAACGGAGTTATTCTCTTCACTGATTGATAATGTGTAA
- a CDS encoding FKBP-type peptidyl-prolyl cis-trans isomerase N-terminal domain-containing protein: MSCIRMHLHRCAWLLIGFLGTVDIVSAAESGNYTPPGGTPSVDSLMESASNSDYGLSTLMAQQSKSGESSSNRSASKHAVGTSILVGMGASSGGSEAAARKVLRAENRKLKRQLTDSIAELKSSQTELEKSRKQLSDHQSVRIEMQKQKDTLQKQLSDHQTLLTATQHQFKEAQTQLEAVRKQFREADIVREQLETALVSTRYQLVQANDRAVKASKSVSVPLDSDNRKRDYVVGQAMASGLKETLASYAESGLSLDPVRVTAGLTDGLRNRMQLKRSDMDKYYLTFAEQLQKQVNAKVKMGEALIAKKTAGRKPAKKVNGLVYFVVKKGHPIKDQDAPVSLALSEQIVDGATLSAIPTLTLTADDDIPAVVREALPLLGEEAEVDAYALAKVVYGNLPMPKGVTPFTVLVYHLKGIKPQ; encoded by the coding sequence ATGAGCTGTATACGAATGCATCTTCATCGCTGTGCCTGGTTATTAATTGGTTTTTTGGGAACGGTTGATATTGTAAGTGCAGCAGAAAGTGGAAACTATACACCTCCTGGCGGTACGCCCTCGGTGGATAGCTTGATGGAAAGCGCCAGTAATTCTGATTATGGTCTGAGTACCCTAATGGCGCAACAGTCCAAATCTGGTGAGTCATCTTCAAACAGAAGTGCATCAAAGCATGCGGTTGGAACATCCATTCTTGTTGGTATGGGGGCCTCGTCCGGTGGTAGCGAAGCAGCAGCCCGTAAAGTATTGCGTGCAGAGAATCGTAAGCTTAAGAGACAACTGACCGATAGTATCGCCGAGTTGAAGTCTTCCCAGACTGAACTAGAGAAGAGCCGTAAGCAGCTATCTGACCACCAATCAGTCAGGATAGAAATGCAGAAGCAAAAGGATACATTACAAAAACAGTTAAGTGACCATCAGACCCTACTGACAGCTACGCAGCATCAGTTCAAAGAAGCACAAACGCAGTTAGAGGCCGTGCGTAAACAGTTCAGAGAAGCTGACATTGTTCGAGAGCAGTTAGAGACGGCATTGGTTTCTACTCGTTATCAACTAGTGCAAGCCAATGATCGAGCGGTAAAAGCCAGTAAATCCGTGAGTGTACCGCTCGATAGCGATAACCGTAAGCGTGACTATGTCGTGGGCCAAGCGATGGCCTCGGGGCTAAAAGAGACACTGGCGAGTTATGCAGAAAGTGGGTTATCTCTGGATCCTGTTCGAGTGACTGCCGGATTAACTGATGGATTACGCAATCGCATGCAGCTTAAACGCAGTGATATGGATAAATATTACCTGACCTTTGCGGAGCAATTACAAAAACAGGTAAATGCCAAGGTTAAGATGGGAGAAGCACTGATTGCGAAGAAAACTGCCGGACGCAAGCCAGCAAAGAAAGTCAATGGCTTGGTGTACTTTGTGGTCAAGAAAGGTCACCCTATTAAGGATCAGGATGCACCGGTTTCACTAGCTTTGTCTGAGCAGATTGTTGATGGTGCCACTTTAAGCGCTATTCCGACACTGACACTTACCGCTGACGATGATATACCCGCCGTAGTGCGTGAGGCGCTTCCATTGTTGGGTGAAGAGGCCGAAGTTGATGCCTATGCTTTAGCTAAGGTCGTGTATGGCAACTTACCGATGCCGAAAGGGGTAACCCCGTTTACGGTCTTGGTCTATCACCTGAAAGGGATTAAACCCCAGTAA